From Zavarzinella sp., one genomic window encodes:
- a CDS encoding CotH kinase family protein, whose amino-acid sequence MSTNCKAAPMIFQRFVPVYLLLAISFPGLAQEKKPDPSDAFFKHPGSKMPIVEITTTKEAEESLKREPRKDVACDIKIGDIQLKKVAIHIKGAAGSTRAWTDRPGLTLNTEKLGEKQELHGLVKFHLNNGVQDGSYMNELIANDLALAMGLPACRCTHAAVVLNGRHVGPYVFKEGFNKDWLKRNFKNAKGNLYDGGFLQDIDANLKLDTGTPNDHADLKALANACREPDANKRYAKVSELVNVDLLCTNAALQIITADWDGYFRNRNNYRVYFEPKGKAVFIPHGMDQLWRNPHEGWPGWGSMVGRAILDHPEGKKLTIAKLKLAMEKHYNVAEMHKKIDMLVPRMKETLNATNNGNWAKSVENEANNFKNQLKQRYDHLSKEVPKFQ is encoded by the coding sequence ATGTCCACCAACTGCAAGGCAGCACCGATGATATTCCAGCGTTTTGTTCCAGTTTACCTGCTACTAGCGATTTCATTTCCCGGGCTGGCTCAGGAAAAGAAGCCCGATCCCAGCGATGCGTTTTTTAAGCATCCTGGCAGCAAAATGCCAATTGTGGAAATTACCACCACCAAAGAAGCAGAAGAAAGCCTGAAGCGGGAACCACGTAAAGATGTTGCGTGCGACATCAAAATCGGCGACATTCAACTGAAAAAGGTGGCTATTCACATCAAGGGTGCAGCCGGTTCTACCCGTGCCTGGACCGATCGGCCGGGCCTGACATTGAATACCGAAAAGCTGGGTGAAAAACAGGAGCTCCATGGTCTGGTGAAGTTCCATCTGAATAATGGAGTGCAGGATGGCAGTTACATGAACGAATTGATCGCCAATGATCTGGCACTGGCCATGGGCTTGCCGGCCTGTCGATGTACCCACGCTGCGGTGGTGCTGAACGGTCGCCACGTGGGGCCGTATGTTTTCAAAGAAGGGTTTAATAAAGACTGGTTGAAGCGAAATTTCAAAAATGCGAAAGGCAACCTCTATGATGGTGGCTTTCTGCAGGATATCGATGCTAACTTAAAGCTGGATACAGGCACCCCCAACGATCATGCCGATCTGAAAGCACTGGCAAACGCCTGCCGTGAACCGGATGCCAACAAACGCTACGCCAAAGTATCTGAACTGGTAAACGTGGATTTATTGTGCACGAACGCAGCACTGCAGATCATCACCGCCGACTGGGATGGCTATTTTCGAAATCGCAATAACTACCGAGTGTACTTTGAACCAAAAGGCAAAGCGGTGTTTATTCCCCACGGGATGGATCAGTTGTGGCGCAATCCTCACGAAGGTTGGCCAGGCTGGGGCAGCATGGTGGGGCGGGCAATTCTCGACCATCCCGAAGGGAAAAAGCTGACCATCGCCAAATTGAAGCTGGCAATGGAAAAACATTACAACGTGGCTGAAATGCACAAGAAAATCGACATGCTGGTGCCACGAATGAAAGAAACCCTGAACGCCACAAACAACGGCAACTGGGCAAAATCGGTAGAAAATGAAGCAAATAACTTCAAAAATCAATTGAAACAGCGGTACGACCATCTCAGCAAAGAAGTTCCCAAATTCCAATAA
- a CDS encoding TraR/DksA family transcriptional regulator codes for MARRDALQRINRVLTDRRTELIRLLRSDLESLGHDRHASVTGDAADFALELSGEELTSQLAEIEARELNQIDRALIRIRKGVFGICEGCSKNIPIARLNALPYSELCIECQRLAEKDSTWLSDKRRKNAAHSQMVESESLN; via the coding sequence ATGGCACGTAGAGATGCATTACAAAGGATCAATAGAGTATTGACCGATCGCCGTACAGAACTGATCCGCTTACTGCGATCAGATCTGGAAAGCCTGGGCCACGATCGGCACGCCAGCGTTACTGGTGATGCTGCCGACTTTGCCCTGGAATTAAGTGGGGAAGAACTGACTTCTCAACTGGCGGAAATCGAAGCCCGCGAACTCAACCAGATTGACCGTGCGTTGATCAGGATTCGTAAAGGGGTGTTTGGCATTTGTGAAGGGTGTTCCAAAAACATCCCGATCGCCCGACTGAACGCACTCCCTTACAGCGAACTCTGTATCGAATGTCAGCGACTGGCTGAAAAAGATTCGACCTGGCTTTCAGATAAGCGACGCAAAAACGCGGCACATTCGCAGATGGTTGAATCAGAATCTCTCAACTAA
- the uppP gene encoding undecaprenyl-diphosphatase UppP has product MTVWEAILLGVVQGLTEFLPISSTAHLVVVRKWLEHPTPNDAFTTAIQLGTLIAVVLYFRKDIIRLLQAFLHDRFAFAPNASSDSVLCWKIVVGTIPAVVVGLLAKDFIKERLYTLQVMGLAAIFFALLMLVAELIAYRRQQRGTLGRNEGDIRWMDALFIGCFQAFALIPGGSRSGCTITAALIIGLARPTAARFSFLISLPTILGAGLYESYSERHELFAAQSQLTNLLIGSLVAALVGYLSIAWLLKFLRTHSMSVFVGYRIGLGALLLYLSYRYAI; this is encoded by the coding sequence ATGACCGTTTGGGAAGCAATTCTACTCGGTGTGGTGCAGGGATTAACCGAATTTCTGCCGATCAGCAGCACCGCCCACCTCGTTGTGGTGCGGAAATGGCTGGAACATCCCACGCCGAATGATGCATTTACCACCGCAATTCAGTTGGGCACCCTGATCGCAGTGGTGCTCTACTTCCGCAAGGATATCATTCGGTTGTTACAGGCATTTTTGCACGACCGCTTTGCTTTCGCACCAAACGCCAGCTCGGATAGTGTATTGTGCTGGAAAATCGTGGTGGGCACCATCCCAGCCGTGGTCGTGGGATTATTGGCAAAAGACTTCATCAAAGAGCGATTATATACACTCCAGGTAATGGGCCTCGCAGCCATTTTCTTTGCACTGCTGATGCTGGTGGCCGAATTGATTGCCTATCGACGGCAGCAACGCGGCACCTTGGGGCGAAATGAAGGGGATATTCGCTGGATGGATGCCCTGTTTATCGGCTGTTTTCAGGCTTTTGCCCTGATTCCAGGAGGGTCTCGTTCGGGCTGTACCATCACTGCTGCGTTGATTATTGGTTTAGCACGTCCCACTGCGGCACGGTTCAGTTTTCTCATTTCTTTGCCCACTATTCTGGGTGCAGGGCTCTACGAATCGTACAGCGAACGCCACGAACTGTTTGCCGCACAAAGCCAATTAACCAATCTGCTGATCGGAAGTCTGGTGGCTGCACTAGTGGGGTATCTTTCCATCGCCTGGCTGTTAAAGTTTCTTCGCACGCACAGTATGTCGGTTTTTGTGGGATACCGCATCGGTCTGGGTGCTCTTCTACTCTATCTCTCCTATCGCTATGCCATCTGA
- a CDS encoding BBP7 family outer membrane beta-barrel protein, translating to MKKLSLIAVSLVWLTGNSFAQVNTEFRPASAQVPEQPAPGNPPVMGISQPPPLSSLNTPTPEIPQGFAPDVPSLGYQEARMWFTADYLLWWYRPQNPPTLAVRVPDGLAGAAAPATTIPLYPNDGEIDYGIASGIRLSAGGYFTDIFGVDASYFRLEQMSESGSFFSGSTGLPSIARPYFRAGAPTTTPIVLYSSLPGPGGYIGGTAIVSESELFGYDANLLVRGFALVADQTDYQIGYRYFSLEESIVIADTSIFPGGARLDVRDSYRVRNQFYGGQLGTRARFFGNYGLGFDVGAKLALGTVAQRAELIGFNTVTTPAGAVSSLPGGLYVQPTNAGTHERNQFAAMGELNLNLTYQLTEYLVVSAGYSLIYLTNAARPGQLIDPTINDANVPYIAGAPANTTNAPLFRWQDQTFWTQGFNVGFSIFY from the coding sequence ATGAAAAAGCTATCATTAATTGCAGTTAGCCTGGTCTGGCTAACCGGCAACAGTTTCGCACAGGTAAATACTGAATTCCGGCCAGCTTCGGCTCAGGTGCCGGAGCAACCCGCACCTGGAAACCCACCCGTGATGGGGATTTCGCAACCCCCACCATTATCCAGTTTGAACACACCAACACCAGAAATTCCACAAGGATTTGCCCCAGACGTTCCTTCGCTGGGCTATCAGGAAGCACGCATGTGGTTTACAGCAGATTACCTGCTCTGGTGGTATCGCCCACAAAATCCACCGACGCTGGCGGTGCGAGTTCCCGATGGTCTGGCAGGTGCTGCCGCACCCGCAACCACGATCCCGCTCTATCCCAACGATGGGGAAATTGATTATGGCATCGCCAGTGGCATTCGCTTGTCCGCAGGTGGCTATTTCACCGATATTTTTGGTGTGGATGCCAGTTATTTCCGTCTGGAACAAATGTCGGAATCCGGCAGTTTCTTTTCTGGTTCGACAGGCCTGCCCAGTATCGCCCGCCCGTATTTCCGAGCAGGTGCCCCCACCACCACGCCAATAGTTCTGTATTCGTCATTACCCGGTCCTGGTGGATACATTGGCGGCACGGCAATCGTTTCCGAAAGTGAACTTTTTGGTTACGATGCCAACTTGCTGGTGCGAGGGTTTGCGTTGGTTGCCGACCAGACCGATTACCAGATTGGTTACCGCTATTTCAGCCTGGAAGAATCGATTGTCATAGCCGATACCTCCATCTTTCCAGGTGGTGCCCGACTGGACGTTCGAGATTCGTACCGCGTCCGTAACCAGTTTTACGGTGGGCAGTTAGGTACACGAGCCCGCTTCTTCGGGAATTATGGCCTTGGCTTCGACGTGGGTGCAAAACTGGCTCTTGGTACTGTTGCCCAACGTGCAGAGCTGATTGGCTTCAACACAGTCACCACTCCCGCAGGTGCCGTATCTTCGCTGCCTGGTGGTCTGTATGTGCAGCCCACCAACGCCGGTACGCACGAACGGAACCAGTTTGCTGCCATGGGTGAATTGAATCTGAACCTCACCTACCAGCTCACGGAATATCTGGTGGTTTCAGCAGGCTACAGCCTGATTTATCTGACCAACGCTGCACGCCCGGGTCAATTGATTGATCCCACAATCAACGATGCTAACGTGCCGTACATTGCAGGTGCCCCAGCCAATACCACAAATGCCCCACTGTTCCGTTGGCAGGACCAGACCTTCTGGACTCAGGGCTTCAATGTCGGCTTCAGCATCTTCTATTGA